Proteins found in one Fulvitalea axinellae genomic segment:
- a CDS encoding class I SAM-dependent methyltransferase, whose protein sequence is MENHWETSLYNNKHAFVYRFGAGLVDLLAPKPGERILDLGCGSGQLTDMIARHGATAIGADKSPEMVADACARYPELDFHVKDASDFLFEEPFDAVFSNATLHWVPEAGQAVRCMAKNLKPGGRIVLEFGGKGNVKTILDALAVELTAKGYGKNAQNAVFYFPSISEYSSLLEANGFEVNMATLYDRPTELANPETGVIDWLDMFADSFATGIDADEWLEIRKATQNRTLPKFLKEGKLYADYRRIRVLATKKN, encoded by the coding sequence ATGGAAAACCACTGGGAAACATCTCTTTACAATAATAAACACGCCTTCGTGTACCGTTTCGGTGCGGGCTTGGTGGATCTGCTCGCCCCAAAACCCGGTGAGAGGATTCTGGACTTGGGTTGCGGCTCGGGCCAACTCACCGACATGATAGCCCGCCACGGAGCCACGGCCATTGGTGCGGACAAATCGCCGGAAATGGTGGCCGACGCGTGTGCCCGTTATCCCGAACTGGATTTTCATGTCAAAGACGCCTCCGACTTTCTCTTCGAAGAACCTTTCGATGCTGTTTTCTCCAACGCTACGCTCCATTGGGTTCCCGAAGCCGGGCAAGCCGTCCGCTGTATGGCCAAAAACCTTAAGCCCGGAGGCAGAATCGTGCTCGAATTCGGAGGAAAGGGCAACGTAAAAACCATCCTCGACGCCTTGGCTGTGGAGCTTACGGCAAAGGGTTACGGAAAAAACGCACAAAACGCCGTCTTCTATTTTCCGTCAATCAGCGAATACAGCTCGTTGCTTGAAGCTAACGGATTCGAGGTAAACATGGCCACGCTCTATGACCGGCCAACGGAATTAGCCAATCCGGAAACGGGCGTTATCGATTGGCTGGATATGTTCGCCGACTCTTTTGCCACAGGCATCGACGCTGACGAATGGCTGGAAATCCGCAAGGCGACGCAAAACCGCACTTTACCGAAGTTTTTGAAAGAAGGAAAACTTTACGCCGACTATCGTCGCATCAGGGTTTTGGCTACAAAGAAAAACTGA
- a CDS encoding RNA methyltransferase, translated as MRKLKNEELGRLSVEEFKEAEKAPIVIVLDNVRSLNNVGSAFRTGDAFLIEKLYLCGITGRPPHRDIQKTALGAQDSVTWEHAPDSIALAERLKEEGYTIVAVEQAENSVKLDRFEPEPGKKYALVFGNEVFGVDEKIVDTADIALEIPQFGSKHSLNISVSMGIVLWEVFKKIRL; from the coding sequence ATGAGAAAACTCAAAAATGAAGAACTCGGACGCCTTTCGGTTGAAGAGTTTAAAGAAGCCGAAAAGGCTCCGATAGTCATTGTTCTTGACAACGTAAGAAGCCTCAACAACGTAGGTTCGGCATTCCGTACGGGCGACGCTTTCCTTATCGAAAAACTGTATCTCTGCGGTATCACGGGTCGCCCACCACACCGCGACATCCAAAAAACAGCGCTTGGCGCCCAAGACAGCGTAACTTGGGAGCACGCTCCCGATTCCATAGCCTTGGCCGAAAGACTTAAAGAAGAAGGCTATACCATTGTGGCGGTGGAACAGGCTGAAAACAGCGTAAAACTCGACCGCTTTGAGCCTGAGCCTGGTAAAAAATACGCTTTGGTATTCGGCAACGAGGTATTCGGAGTTGACGAGAAGATCGTGGACACGGCCGATATCGCTCTTGAGATTCCGCAATTCGGGTCTAAGCATTCGCTCAATATCTCGGTAAGCATGGGAATCGTTTTGTGGGAAGTTTTCAAAAAAATCAGACTTTAA
- the gpmI gene encoding 2,3-bisphosphoglycerate-independent phosphoglycerate mutase, translated as MDKKVILMILDGWGLATNPEVSAIDKANTPYVDSLFANYKHSKLHASGLHVGLPDGQMGNSEVGHMNLGAGRVVYQDLVKINKAFEENTIGENTALIEAFEYAKSKGKKVHFIGLASDGGVHAHIDHLKGLLTLAQGSGLEDVFVHAFTDGRDTDPKGGYDYLKGLQEHMDKTAGKIASVVGRYYAMDRDNRWERVKLAYDVMVKAEGKKTTDVLQSIKDSYAEDVTDEFIKPIVNTDADGNPLAKIEEHDVVICYNYRTDRGREITQALNQRDFPEQDMKKLDLHYVTMTNYDDTFNEVNVVFDKDNLKNTLGEVLADAMKKQIRIAETEKYPHVTFFFSGGREVEFGGEKRLLCPSPKVATYDLQPEMSAGDIRDKIVPELKEGDVDFVCLNFANTDMVGHTGVFEAAVKAAETVDSCAKEVIETAKENGYTVLVLADHGNSDYMINEDGTPNTAHTTNLVPFIVVDDKFDGDVKDGKLGDVAPTILKLMGVAQPEEMTGDVLI; from the coding sequence ATGGACAAGAAAGTTATCCTCATGATTCTGGACGGCTGGGGATTGGCCACAAACCCTGAAGTTTCGGCCATCGACAAAGCCAACACGCCTTACGTCGACTCGCTCTTCGCCAACTACAAGCACTCTAAGCTGCACGCCTCAGGCCTGCACGTGGGCTTGCCTGACGGGCAAATGGGCAACTCGGAAGTAGGACACATGAACCTTGGAGCCGGACGCGTGGTTTATCAGGACCTTGTGAAAATCAACAAGGCTTTCGAAGAAAACACTATCGGCGAAAACACCGCCCTGATCGAGGCTTTCGAATACGCGAAATCGAAAGGAAAGAAAGTTCACTTCATCGGACTCGCCTCTGACGGCGGCGTACACGCCCACATCGATCACCTCAAAGGTCTCCTCACTTTGGCGCAAGGCTCAGGTCTCGAAGACGTATTCGTTCACGCCTTCACTGATGGCCGTGACACTGACCCTAAAGGCGGTTACGACTACCTCAAGGGCCTTCAGGAGCACATGGACAAGACTGCCGGCAAAATCGCCTCTGTAGTTGGACGTTACTACGCCATGGACCGCGATAACCGTTGGGAGCGCGTTAAGCTCGCCTATGACGTAATGGTGAAAGCCGAAGGCAAGAAGACCACTGACGTATTGCAGTCGATCAAGGACTCTTACGCCGAAGACGTGACCGACGAGTTCATCAAGCCGATCGTAAACACCGATGCTGACGGAAATCCGCTCGCCAAAATCGAAGAGCACGATGTGGTAATCTGCTACAACTACCGTACGGACCGCGGACGCGAAATCACGCAGGCCCTCAACCAGCGTGACTTCCCTGAGCAGGACATGAAGAAGCTCGACCTCCACTATGTGACTATGACGAATTACGACGACACCTTCAACGAGGTGAACGTGGTATTCGACAAAGACAACCTCAAGAACACCTTGGGCGAAGTGTTGGCCGACGCCATGAAAAAGCAGATCCGTATTGCGGAGACTGAAAAATACCCTCACGTAACGTTCTTCTTCTCTGGCGGACGCGAAGTGGAGTTCGGCGGAGAGAAGCGTTTGCTTTGCCCGTCACCGAAAGTGGCCACTTACGACCTTCAGCCTGAAATGAGCGCCGGAGATATCCGTGACAAGATCGTTCCTGAGCTTAAGGAAGGCGACGTGGACTTCGTATGCCTCAACTTCGCCAACACCGATATGGTGGGCCACACCGGCGTATTCGAAGCCGCCGTTAAAGCCGCCGAAACTGTTGACTCTTGCGCCAAAGAGGTGATCGAGACTGCCAAAGAAAACGGATACACCGTATTGGTACTCGCAGACCACGGCAACTCGGACTACATGATCAACGAAGACGGAACTCCGAACACCGCCCACACCACTAACTTGGTGCCTTTCATCGTGGTTGACGACAAGTTCGACGGCGACGTGAAAGATGGTAAGCTCGGCGACGTTGCTCCGACTATCCTCAAGCTTATGGGCGTAGCTCAGCCAGAGGAAATGACTGGCGACGTATTGATCTAA
- a CDS encoding DUF4783 domain-containing protein, whose amino-acid sequence MAVRKTIGSGYAGTILAGFLVILFGVNAFASENSLKEDVKAALESGSAKELVRLFTGKVEITMSGSKAGYSQSEAENLFRGFFGKHPATGFDYVHEGSSQEGLKYAIGKYKSSGATYRVYILMSQESGQYLVRAMNFTEE is encoded by the coding sequence ATGGCGGTACGTAAAACAATCGGTTCGGGATACGCAGGGACGATCCTCGCCGGCTTTCTGGTCATCTTGTTCGGAGTCAACGCTTTCGCCTCCGAGAATTCTTTGAAGGAGGATGTGAAAGCTGCGCTGGAGTCAGGTAGCGCCAAAGAGCTTGTGCGCCTGTTTACGGGCAAAGTGGAGATCACGATGTCCGGCAGCAAGGCCGGCTACAGCCAGTCCGAAGCCGAAAATCTGTTCCGGGGCTTTTTCGGAAAGCATCCGGCCACGGGTTTTGACTACGTCCACGAGGGCAGTTCGCAGGAGGGGCTCAAGTACGCCATAGGCAAGTACAAAAGCTCGGGAGCCACCTACAGGGTGTACATTTTGATGTCTCAGGAAAGCGGGCAATATTTGGTCAGGGCAATGAACTTTACAGAAGAATAA
- the nadC gene encoding carboxylating nicotinate-nucleotide diphosphorylase encodes MELKYLTEEALDNCIRTAIKEDVGDGDHSSLASIPEGTKSRAKLIIKADGVMAGLEAARRVFHLVDPELKVDVKIKDGDTVRKGDIGLTVEGRARSILTSERLALNIMQRMSGIATYTRHMVSLLEGTKTRLLDTRKTTPNIRVLEKWAVAIGGAKNHRFGLYDMVMLKDNHVDFAGGVRKAIEATQKYLKEKGKDLRIEVETRNLDEVREVCETGGVDVVMLDNMSPDQIREALKLIDGRFETEASGGITEENLHDMAETGVDYISAGALTHSVSSLDMSLKAY; translated from the coding sequence GTGGAACTGAAATACTTAACAGAGGAGGCATTAGATAACTGTATCCGGACAGCTATCAAAGAGGACGTGGGGGACGGAGATCATTCCTCATTGGCGTCTATACCAGAAGGAACCAAGAGTCGCGCGAAGCTGATCATCAAAGCCGACGGCGTAATGGCCGGGCTTGAGGCCGCGCGCAGAGTATTCCATCTGGTAGACCCGGAACTGAAAGTGGACGTAAAAATTAAGGACGGCGACACCGTACGTAAGGGCGATATAGGCCTTACTGTGGAAGGTCGCGCCAGATCTATCCTTACGTCGGAGCGTTTGGCGCTCAATATCATGCAACGTATGAGTGGTATCGCCACTTACACCCGTCATATGGTTAGCTTGTTGGAAGGCACCAAGACCAGACTGCTGGATACGCGTAAGACTACGCCGAATATCCGTGTTCTGGAAAAATGGGCGGTGGCTATCGGTGGTGCGAAGAACCACCGCTTCGGTCTGTACGATATGGTTATGCTCAAGGATAACCACGTCGATTTTGCCGGAGGCGTGCGCAAAGCCATCGAAGCTACGCAGAAATACCTTAAGGAAAAGGGCAAGGACCTCCGTATAGAGGTGGAGACCCGCAACCTTGACGAAGTGCGCGAAGTGTGCGAGACCGGTGGTGTGGACGTAGTTATGCTCGACAATATGAGCCCGGACCAGATCCGTGAGGCTTTAAAGCTTATCGACGGACGTTTTGAGACGGAAGCCTCGGGAGGCATTACGGAAGAAAACCTTCACGATATGGCCGAGACGGGCGTTGACTACATTTCCGCGGGCGCGTTGACACACTCTGTCAGTAGCTTGGATATGAGCCTGAAAGCATATTGA